A single window of Oreochromis aureus strain Israel breed Guangdong linkage group 7, ZZ_aureus, whole genome shotgun sequence DNA harbors:
- the gpn3 gene encoding GPN-loop GTPase 3 — MPRYAQLVMGPAGSGKSTYCSTMVQHSETLNRSVQVVNLDPAAEHFDYPVMADIRELIQVDDVMEDDSLRFGPNGGLVFCMEYFANNFDWLEESLGHVEDDYILFDCPGQIELYTHLPVMKQLVEQLQQWEFRVCGVFLVDSQFMVESFKFISGVMAALSAMVSLEIPQVNIMTKMDLLSPKAKKEIEKYLDPDMYSMMEDSSNTIRSKKFKKLTKAICGLIDDYSIVRFLPFDRTDEEGINIVLQHIDFSIQYGEDLEFKEPKEVEEEPANLNYDEIFQDKVNS; from the exons ATGCCTCGTTATGCACAGCTAGTGATGGGTCCTGCGGGTAGCGGTAAG AGTACCTACTGCTCCACCATGGTCCAGCATTCAGAGACCTTAAACCGTTCAGTTCAGGTGGTCAATTTGGACCCAGCAGCTGAGCACTTTGATTACCCTGTCATGGCAG ACATCCGTGAGCTTATTCAGGTGGATGACGTGATGGAGGACGATTCTTTAAGATTTGGCCCAAACGGAGGTCTGGTTTTCTGCATGGAGTACTTCGCAAACAACTTTGATTGGCTGGAGGAAAGCCTGGGTCACGTGGAAGATGACTACATATTGTTTGACTGCCCAG GGCAGATTGAGCTGTACACACACCTCCCTGTAATGAAGCAGCTGGTGGAGCAGCTCCAGCAGTGGGAGTTTCGGGTTTGTGGAGTTTTCCTTGTTGACTCGCAGTTCATGGTGGAGTCTTTTAAG tttatctctggagtCATGGCTGCCCTCAGTGCTATGGTGTCATTAGAGATTCCTCAGGTAAACATCATGACAAAAATGGATCTGCTTAGCCCCAAAGCAAAGAAGGAGATTGAAAA ATACCTGGACCCAGACATGTACTCAATGATGGAAGACAGCTCCAACACAATCAGAAGCAAAAAGTTCAAGAAGCTAACCAAAGCTATTTGTGGTCTT ATTGATGACTACAGTATAGTAAGATTCCTCCCTTTTGACCGCACTGATGAAGAAGGTATTAACATAGTACTGCAACACATTGACTTCTCAATACAGTATGGAGAGGACCTGGAGTTTAAGGAGCCAAAG GAGGTTGAGGAAGAGCCCGCTAACCTAAATTATGATGAGATTTTTCAAGACAAAGTGAACAGCTAA
- the rnf170 gene encoding E3 ubiquitin-protein ligase RNF170: MEDGQHGDLDYLIQDEDTLIEGVSNQVLFVVVLSVAFLAGLLTLLCRQEQQNIHPENQEHVRAVRQQLQTEQDENPQAEARQQYYTDMSCPVCLQQAVLPVETNCGHLFCGSCIIAYWRFGTWLGAINCPICRQMVTLLFPLFHEHASPQRVQDGEAEPQLILRDINDYNRRFSGQPRSFMDRLRDVPTLLRHAFREMFTVGGLFWMFRIRILLCLIGAITYLASPLDILPEALFGLLGFMDDFFVILLLFVYISIMYREVVTQRLNG, translated from the exons ATGGAGGACGGTCAGCATGGGGACTTGGATTACTTGATCCAAGATGAGGACACTCTCATTGAAGGTGTCAGCAACCAGGTCTTATTTGTGGTGGTGCTCAGTGTCGCCTTCCTTGCAGGCCTCCTCACTCTCCTCTGCAG ACAAGAGCAGCAAAATATTCATCCTGAGAATCAGGAGCATGTTAGAGCCGTCCGACAACAGCTCCAGACCGAGCAG GATGAAAATCCCCAGGCTGAAGCCAGGCAGCAGTATTACACAGACATGTCATGTCCTGTATGTTTACAGCAGGCTGTTCTGCCTGTGGAAACCAATTGTGGACACCTTTTCTGCG GCTCCTGCATCATAGCCTACTGGAGGTTCGGCACCTGGCTGGGAGCTATTAACTGCCCCATCTGCAGACAAATG GTAACATTGCTCTTTCCACTCTTTCATGAGCACGCCAGTCCTCAGAGGGTGCAGGATGGGGAAGCTGAACCTCAACTAATATTAAGAGATATCAATGATTACAACCGCAGGTTTTCCGGACAGCCGAGATCG TTTATGGACAGGCTGCGGGATGTGCCCACTCTGCTTCGTCACGCCTTTAGAGAGATGTTTACTGTGGGTGGCCTCTTCTGGATGTTCAGGATTCGAATTCTTCTCTGCCTCATTGGGGCAATCACCTACCTGGCCTCTCCGCTCGACATCCTCCCCGAAGCGCTCTTTGGTCTTCTGGGATTCATGGACGATTTCTTTGTAATCCTACTTCTCTTTGTGTACATCTCTATCATGTACAGAGAGGTGGTCACACAGAGACTGAACGGCTAG